A stretch of DNA from candidate division WOR-3 bacterium:
GAGCCAAAAATAAAGGATGGTTTTATTTTAAAATTTCTTTTTTTAAAGGTTAAAAGAGAATGACTTATATCAAGTATAAAGGGAATTTCAAGTTCATAATCTACTGGAAACCCAAAATATTCAATTATTATAACAATAGGATTTTTATACCTTGCTGCTTTTTTCTTTATATCATCAAAATCAATTTGGGGTTTTGGGTCAAAATAAACTCTATAAAAATCAAAATCAAGGGATAATTCCTCAAAAGGTCTTATAACTTCATAGCAGGTATAGCTTGGTAAAAGATAAAAATATTTTTCTTTTAAATTTTTAAGAAGAAAACGAAGAGCATCTCTTCCTGAAAAAAAGAGTTTAAAATTTTTCAAATAACTCTTCCAAAACTTAAAAATATTTTTCTTTTTTTTAAAAAGAAATGAAAATTCAAAATAGTAGTCAGAACCAATAGGATAATTTTTTGTTCTCATTATAGGATATTTTAAAGTTAATTATTTTAAAATAAAAAATGATTTTCTTTCTTTTATTTAACTTCCTTAATTATGAAGAAGAATCACTTATAAAAGATATTCTATCTTATAAATACCTTGAAATTAAAGACCTTTCCTTTGAAAAGGATAAAAGTATATTTACAAATTTAAAGGATTCTCTAACCCTCCTTTTTCTTAAAGAACCTTTTAAAATTCCTGAATACGCAGAAAAAATTTTTAAAGATTTTAACTCAGATGAAAGGGAAATTATTGAAAAAATTTTTAAATTAAAAATCAAAGAAGAAAATTTTGAGAATATCTTAGAAGAAACGATAAATAATTTAAAAAGGGCTAAAGAAATTATCAAAAATTCCTTTTCAAATATTGAAAAAGAAAAACTTGATACATTGATTTACAATATAACTCTTCTTTTTGAAGATGAAAATGATAAAAATGATGATACTTTATATGCTATTTTTGAAAGAGAAAAGGGAAATAAAATTAAGGCAAAAAAATGGAAGGAGAAGAAGATTGCAAAATATTTATTAAAAATAAATAGAGAAAAACTCTTTCAAGGTTTAAAAATTTCCTTTGAAAATTTAATTTTTTTAACCTATTCACTTATAAATGCAGAAAATTTAAGGGATACAGTAATAAAAACAGAGCTTGGATATATTGTGATAAACAGTAAAGAGGAAGATAACATATATAAAGGTGACAGTTTTTTTATTATTTTTGATTTAAAAGGTAATGACAAATATTTAGATAGGGTAGGTTCCTCAAATTTGTTTTATTCTATACCCTTTTCAATTTTAATCGATAAAGAAGGAAACGATTCTTATATTTCAGATAAAGCCCTTTCCATCTGCTCATCCTTTTTTGGAGTTTCAATTCAATTTGATTTAAAAGGTAATGATTTAAGAAGGGGAAAATTCTTTTCAATTTCTTCATCTATGTTTGGAATTAGTTTTCTTTTTGATAAGGAAGGGAATGATATCTATGAATCAGATTTTTTCTCACAATCTGCTTCCTTCTTTGGAAAATCCTTTTTATTTGATTTTGATGGCAATGATTTATATAAGGTAACAGAAAAGGGCCAAGCTTTTTCAGGAACATTGGGATTTTCAATTCTCTATGATAGAAAGGGTATGGATTCATATATAGCTTATGGTAAGAATTATCATATACCTCTTTTGCCTGATGAAACAAGGTCTTTTGCACAGGGGTTTTCTCTTGGCATAAGACCCTATCTTGGTGGTGGTGTTGCTCTTTTAATTGATGGAGAAGGAAATGATATATATTATTCAGAAGTATATGGACAGGGCTCTGCTTATTGGTATGGAACAGGAATTTTAATTGATGGTAAGGGAAATGATTTATATCACTTAGCAGAATACGGTCAGGGGGCAGGCATTCACTTGGCCTGTGGAGCACTTTTTGATTTAGAAGGTGATGATGAATATATTTCAAGATTCGGTCCTGCTCAGGGTGAAGGGCATGATTACTCTGTTGGTATACTTATTGACAAAAAAGGGCATGATACTTATAAAGTTTCAGGAGGTCAAGGAATAGGTTTAAATACCTCAGTTGGTATATTTATTGATTCAGAAGGAAATGATATCTATGTAACAACTGAGGAATTCGGTCAGGGTGGAGGAAAAATGTCAAGGGGGAAAATTGGAATAGGTATTTTTATTGATTTAAAAGGAAAGGATTTTTATAAGGGAGAAAATTTAAAAAAAGAACCCTTTTTAATTTCAAAGGGAGAATTTGGATTAAGTTATGATTCTGACACAGTTGAAACTCGCGAACCGGAAGAAGAAGGAGTAGATATGGAAATTCCCCTTGATTTAGATATTGATTCTTTATTTAAACTTGCTTCTGAATGGGAGGTAGGTAAGTATAAAAAGATTGTTCCAAAGGCAAGAAAGGTTTTAGCGCAGAGAAAAGAGGAGGCACTTATTTATATTTTTAATAATAAAATAAAAACACTTAACAGTTTAGAATTAAGGGCAATTAAGGAAGTTATAAAAGAAAATAAAGAGTTAAGTGCATTCTATATGAGGGAAGCTTTAAAAGAAAAAAATGATACATCAAAATTGAATATTATCTATCTAACAGGTGAAGCAGAAGTTAAAGATATGGAAAAAGAATTATGGAAATTGTTAAGAAAAGAAAAAAGAGATTTATTTAAGGCGAATATAATCTATTCATTATCAAAATTAAAAACGGAGAATTTTGAAGAGTTATTTAAATATTTAAATAAAAATAGTCCTGAAATAAAAATATCACTTATAAGAGCATGCGGAGAGATAAAAAGAAAAAAAATTTTAAAAAAAATAGTTCCCTTATTACAAGACAATGATGCTCTTGTTAGATTTGGTGCAGAAAAAATTTTAAGGGATAATGTGGATTCTGTAAGGTCTTATTTAATTGAGAAAATTAACCAAAAATTTAGCGATAGAACTTTATTTCATCTTTTAAGGGTTTTAAAAGGAATAAAAGAAATGGATTCTGAAGTAAAAGAAGTTTTTTTAAAATTCTGTGAAAATAAAAATAAAAAAATAAGGGCAGAGGCTATTGAATCACTATTAAATTTTAAAGATGATGAAGAAATAATAAAAAAATTAAAAGAAATAAAAGAAAAGGAAAAAGAACCTTATATTTTATGGATTTTTCAGAGTAAAGGTTTTTAAATCTTCAAGGTATTTACCCTGGAAACTCTCCCTTTTTTCCAGTTCCCTTTCAATTTTATTTAATACAATCATTTTATTTTTACACCAATCAGGTGCGACCAATAAATTGTCAGGGGCTTCTCCTGTTAATCTTGCGATTAAAATATTTTCTTTGAGTCTTTCAATAAAATCACATACAGCATTTATATACTCCTCAATTTCAAGGGGTTTATATTTTCCTTCTTTATACCATCTCTCAAGTTCAGTATATTTAACAATATGTAATGGATGAATTTTAACTCCGTCAATTTTCAATTTATTTAAAAAGAAAGCAGTATTCATCCAGTCATCGTATGTATCTCCAGGTAATCCTATAATAACATGAGCCATAACCCTAATATTATTTTCCTTTAATTTAAAAACAGCTTCCTCAAAATTTTTAACATTGTGCCCCCTTTTTGTTATTTCCATTGTTTTATCATTTGCTGATTGAAGACCCAGTTCAACCCATAAATAAGTTTTCTTATTAAGTTCAGAAAGAAGTTCCAAAACTTCATCTCCTACGGTATCACTTCTTGTTCCAATTGAAATTCCAACAATATCAGGATGGGTATTTAATGCTTCATAATAAACTTTTCTCATAAATTCTATATCACCATAAGTATTTGTAAATGCTTGAAAATAAACAATGAATTTATTAACCTTTCTTTTATTTCTAATTATTTCCATACCCTTTAAAATTTGCTCTTTTAAAGGAACTTTTCTTCTTGCTGTCTCAGGGACAAAAGATGGGTTATAGCAATAAATACACTTCGCCTGTGGTGGACATCTAAAACCTGCATCCACTGAAATTTTCCAAACTTTTTCTCCAAAAAGATTCTTAAGATGTTCTGAAAATTTATTATACCTTTTCATTTAAATAAAAAATCTTGAAAATCTTTTGATAATATCAATATGAGTCAAATCACTTTTAAATTTTCCCTTATCATTAAAAAAATCTTCAAAGACAGAAGGTAAATTTTGTTTGAGAGTTAGTTCTATAAAATTTTTATCACCTTTACTTAAAAGATAAAAAGAATAGATGAAATTAATTAGTTTTGAAATAAATGAAAATTCAGGTGCAATATAGGAAGCTTTTCTATAATACTCTTCTGCTTTTAAGAAGTCTTTTTTATAATAATAAAAAATAGCCGAATAAAGAAAATATTCCGATAGAAAAAGGTGATTATCTGATCCTTTAAAATTTGTTAAAAATTCCTGAACTTTTTCAAATTCTTCTTTTATTAAGAAATACTTAATGAGAGTTAAATCAATATTAGAATTGATATCCATGAAGCAATACTTATTTCTAAATTTGACTAATTTTTTTACATATTTTTCTGCTTCACGAAATTTATTTTTATTAATGAGGATATCAATATAATCTATATAAATAAAAATCTTATAGAATTCAGGACCTTTAAATTTTTCAATATTTTTAAGTGCTTCAATTATAAATTTCTCAGCTTTTTCAAAATCTCCAAGATTTAAAAAACTTGCACTA
This window harbors:
- a CDS encoding TIGR01212 family radical SAM protein (This family includes YhcC from E. coli K-12, an uncharacterized radical SAM protein.); translated protein: MKRYNKFSEHLKNLFGEKVWKISVDAGFRCPPQAKCIYCYNPSFVPETARRKVPLKEQILKGMEIIRNKRKVNKFIVYFQAFTNTYGDIEFMRKVYYEALNTHPDIVGISIGTRSDTVGDEVLELLSELNKKTYLWVELGLQSANDKTMEITKRGHNVKNFEEAVFKLKENNIRVMAHVIIGLPGDTYDDWMNTAFFLNKLKIDGVKIHPLHIVKYTELERWYKEGKYKPLEIEEYINAVCDFIERLKENILIARLTGEAPDNLLVAPDWCKNKMIVLNKIERELEKRESFQGKYLEDLKTFTLKNP